The Gossypium hirsutum isolate 1008001.06 chromosome D06, Gossypium_hirsutum_v2.1, whole genome shotgun sequence genome contains the following window.
GCCACAAATCCTAGAGGTTGTTCCATATAGATTTCCTCATCTAAATCACTATTCAAGAAAGTTGTCTTCACATCCATTTGATGTACCAACAAATTGTGAATCCATTTGATGTACTAGCAAATTGTGAATGAAATCTAAAGCAAACAAAACACAAATGATTAAGATCTTAGTCACATGAGAGTATGTATCAAAATAATCTACTCTAAATTTTTGAGTAAACCCTTTAACCGCTAGTCTTGCCTTATACTTTTGTATTGACCCATCTGATCTAAGTTTCTTTCTAAAGACTCATTTATTACTAATATGTCTAAAACCTCTAGGCAAGTCTACTAATTTCCAAGTGTGATTAGACATAATAGATTCAAGCTTATTATTAATAGCATCTTTCCAAAAAGTAACATCTATTGAATTTATAGCTTCATAATAGATTTTTGGATCCTCATCTATGAAAAATACATGAGTAATAGAATCACTTATTAAGTCTAAACCATTAATCTCaattacaaagaaaataaagaaatcaaccCGAAACTAAATACAATCATTTGTCTTTTACTTCTCCTAGGTTCCACATCATCATTaaaaatatctttattatgtataCTAGAAGAAAAAACATGCTCATCTAATTGTATATCAGGATCTATGccagatttttaaaaaaaaatttcaaaaaaaaaacatatatagatTTACATATGGAAGAATTATGCAAATATATGAACCTATATGTCGCACTGTTTAGAGCATAACCAACAAAAACAACATTAACAATTTCAGATTTGATAGTGTTCTGTTTAAAAGTAGGCAAACCTACTTTTGCTAAGCATTCCCACATGTTCAAGTATTGTATATTAGGGGCAGAACTTTTCCACAATTCGTATAGGGCACAATCTAATTTTTTATGAGACACTCTATCAAGAATGTGGTTTACAGAAAGTACGGTCTCGCCCCACATGTGGTCAGCAAAACTAGAACTAAGTAGTAAAGCATTTATCATTTCTTTagagttctatttttcctttcagctataCCATTTAGTTGTGGAAAATAGGGAGCAAAAAACTTGTGTATAATTTCGTCTTTCTCACAAACCTCTTTAAGAAAGTTAGTTCCATACTCACCACCTATATTGGATCTAAGACGTTTTATTCTTCTATCAAACTAGTTTTCTACTTCTTTTTATAAAGAAGAAAGGTTTGTTTAGCTTCATCTTTTGTTCTTAGAAGATAAACCTTTGTATGCCTAGAATAGTCATCTACAAAGGTAATATAGCAACactttttcatttttactttatGTGTTTCTAAAGTCTACTAGATCAGTATGAACTaattttaaaagttcaattttCCTATCAGAAATAGTCTTTAAGGAAGGTCTAGCATGCTTGGCTTCAAcacaaatttcatatttcttGAAGCTACTATTATTTAGATTAGGAAGTAAATTCATTTTTATGAATTCTTTTAGAGAATGAATATTCACATGTCCTAATCTTACATGTCACATGTCAAAAGATTCAACAATATCAGTAGAAGTGgtgactttattattattaaacatagCCCCAATCACAAATAATCCTCGACTCGAATAACCTTTCCCTACATAATCTCTATTTTAGGAAAGTACAAGTTTAATGCCTGTCTTATTTAGTAATCCACCACCAATCAAATTTCTACGTAGGGCAAGTGCATAAAGGACATTATTCAATGCCAACGTTTTATCAAAAGTAAGTTGGAGTTAAATCTTTCCTTTATCGAGTACTTTCGAAGTGCTAGAATTACCCATGTAGACTTGTTCACCTTCAGCTATACTTTCAAATTTAGAACATTTCTCTGTTGGCATAGAAATGTTTGAAGGTGCCTGTATCTACAATCCAATCAACATTGTTTTCGACAAGGTTCACTTCGAAAACCACAACAGCTATAACCTCATCTAGATTTTAAACTATATACGCGTGTGGTTTGTTTTTATTCTGGTGATTAGAACGTTGGTAGCATTGGTATGCTTTGTGTCTAACTTTTCTACACATGTAGCATTTCACATAGTTGTTGGTTTTTTTACTCTTCATTGGTTTCTTGAAGTTGACAACCTTCTTGTTCTGGAGTTTTACTATCTTCTTTGAACTTATAGTGTTTATAAACCTGTTAAATTTGGAACCAGAACTAGATTCGACCAGGTTAGCTTTTAAAGGAAATTGAGTTGAAGTTACTAAAGCCTTATCTTTAGGACGATTGGCTTTCTCAATCTTCATATGGCTAATCAATTTTTCTAGAGGAATGTCTTGCTTCTTATGCTTTAGTAAATTGTAGTAATCGGATCAGGATTTTGGCAATTTTTCAATCAAGATGTTTGCTTAGAGAATTTCACACATCTCTATCCCTTTCGCTAGGATATTAGAGACCAGCTTCTCGTAAATATGAACTTGGTCCATAATTGGATTATCATCGGTCATTTGGAACTTGATCCACTCTCTAACAACATATTTCTTGACCCCTAGCATTATCGACTCCATATTTATTCTCCAATGTATCCTAGATGGATTTAGCTGACTTATTTTTGACAAATAGGTTGAAGAGGTTGTTAGCCATATAGCTTAACATGTGACCTCTTACCATTTTGTTACCCTTTTCAAACTTGACTTTTGTAGCTACGACATCCAAGTCTTTGAGAACGGTGGCAGAATCTCTAGGTTTCTCGGTGGTAGGTGGATTGAGGAGGACGTAGTAAACTTCAAGTTGTTCGAAGAAGATGACTATCATTTGAGACTAGCGGCGATAGTTAGTCCCGTCAAGAGGTTTGAGCTTGGAGAGATCAGGGATAAATTTATTGATCGAGGTAGACATGTTTAAACAATTGTAATTCGCTTCtaaattgttggaaaatataatATTGCAAAGCAAATTTGTTAACACTGATTAGAAATATTAATCAAGAATTAAGAAATCAAAATTTACTACGTCGTGGATAAACCACTACCTTAGAAACGAATTCACCCTAATGGGTGTAATCGTGTAGTGGATATCGTCCCCCAAGGTTaacatggtgcttcaatattctTACATCGAATAAGGAAAGTGAAACACAATTGGTATTGCTCTTCTCAGGGAAATTCCAGTACGATTAATTCCTAGGAAAGTTTGGAGGGATCATAGTCAATCTTGCTTAAAACCCAAACTTCTagacaaaattttctctaatGTAATTTAGgcaaaaataacataattttaaaagGGAATGAAAAAGAGGCGAAGAGGAGAAATAGTTTTTTGATTACTGTGTTTTTATTTCTATGTGTAAAATAAGGAAAACCAACTCTTTATTTATAGTAGTAATagaagggtaaaatagtaaatatgcAAGGGCAAAAGAGTAAAAATCATAGGGTCAGTTTTTTAACAGATCCACCATTTTCGCGCAATAGATTTTTGTGGAAAATAATATAAGAGTTTTATCTAAAAGAAAATACTCACGGTACATGATTAACACACATGCTAACATGGGCACTAACACaaattaagctacaatgacaTATGTGTTAAGCCTATAGCCCAATTACTAAATGAGAATAAAAAGAAAGACTATATATAAACTCTGTTAATAACCTATATTTAACCAACGTGAAATATAATCACCAACAATCTTTACATTACCAACAATTTATTGGACCTATGCAATGTACCACTTTCTTCCTCATCACTACTAGATAAACAGTAGCTCAAACCCAAGTATAAATGCAATGTACCAGTTTCTTCCTCATCACCTTCGCTTTTCATACCCTTTACTAACACAACTCCTTTCTTTCTCAAATACATCACACAGTATTAACTCAATCATGAGAGAGCGTGCGTTTTAGAGTACAAAATTCGATGCCATTAGCTGTTTTATCATGAAGAAGTAACCTACAAAAGACTAGTTGGAGAAGTGGAGATATTTAACTAAATATTTGGTCGGGGCTGGGGCGTAGGGTAGGTGGGTGGGATGGGTCACGtgtactttatttatttattgccaTTTCACATGTGTAAAATGTGTTGATTGAAGATTGAGAGAATATGACACTATTTTGacacctcctcctcctccttgCATTACGATTTTAGAAAAATAACCATAATTTCAcccttttttaatattatgtgaGATGCAAATTACAAtctttttctaaataataaaaaacctaCAATATTTTTACAAAGGCCTCTCACTCATGGCGTAGAGAGAATTAATGCGGCCAATGGTTTCGTCACTTCCCAAATGccatttttcctctctttttcttgtttttttggCTCTTTGGTTTTGCTGAGGTTAGCCTTGTAActgtcaaattttatttaattattttgttacattcgtgattattttttaataatattacctTTAAAGTTGAAATCCACATTCTCTCAAACATCTACAATTTCTTAAATTATGCTATACTATACATGTTGGGATAACCATGAGGTTACATCCAccaattaaagcttcaattattgccttttgattttaattttacaatCATATGATAAAATTCCCAAACAATGGAAAATAAGTGTAAAAATTCTACATAATGTGAGTGTTCAAGGAAAATAATTACTTGGTTTGTGGCTTTATAAATAAAGGCTATCTTTTTATGTTGAGAAGGTTGGTTTTTCCTTTTGAAGTACATAATAGGGAAAGTTGGGATTTTTacacaaatattataaaaaaataaaaatttaccaaaatattataactttttttatttaccaaaatatatataattttttatttacgaaaatatataaaaaaacctgcaaaaaaaaTCTGACCGATGTGACGGCACCTTGGTCACGCAAATggcattggcggcaccaatggtgccaatgccattggcggcaccaatggtgccataTTGATTGGCGGCACTATTCGTATTATATATTCGAGATCTGTCCAGCTGAagggagaaaaataaataaaaaagaagaagaagaagatttgctgcggaaaagaagagaaaatgagagaaaaagaaggtatttttttttaaaaacttttgattATATTGgtgttattattttgtatattttgtaatattttttgttttagtttagttattaagattaataaaactcaaaataatagtattagttagtattattattattattgttgttgttgttgttgttgttagtatTAAGATTTATTAATGTATTAAGATGTAACTTAGTAATATTATTGTTAGCAAAAAACTAGTATTACTATTAtggttacttattatttttatttaccaaattaataattttagtgtgtattatttttcgtataaaattattaatattattagtgtGTTAGTTATAAGGATTAGTggttaaacattaaattttttttaagcaaTTTAGTTACCGTTCGagaatttttatgagattttttttttgacagattaaatattgaagatggatgatAAGTTtcttgtatgcgtttatttcgatggagtcatcttgacaacaagtgttggatgtgtatttgaatgtcggcaacaaatagcaatgagatttaatagaaatgtatcGTTCGATGAAATGAACGCAATGATTAATGCAAAAATtcatagacgttgtgggagaaggtaTCAAAAATtgtctacaagtttccagtttcgacaaatccggtcaaattcgtcgaaatggaacttgtagacgacgaagacgtggagacaatggtcgatcTCTACTATGGGAATGAGAGTGAGAAGAATGAACTGCAACATCCTCCAAGGTCACCGTGCACTCCCCGCACGGAAAATGGAAAGTATGGGTCTCCGGACGCCACTGCTCCACTAGCGCAGATAATAAATCAAATCGCAAGTCGGAGGACCGAATCAATGCTACTGACCCAAATCCGGCTAGCTCTAGGTACGGCATAAATCGTGCATCTGGAGCTATCTTTAAAACACTCACACGGCCTCTTAATACTCAGAACGAGTCCTGATAGTgtaaaattacagaaaaaatattacgataacataatttatttgtatatactgCGTATatcgtttttaaataaatagaactcctgattaacaaataataaatcataccgcGTTATTAGCCGCATCAGGTATGTGTCTAATATCGCTTCGTATCAATCGAGCCATTGCGATACCTGCAAGTtgaaaaaaagttagtaaaaaaaatcttacttcggccatttattcgtatttttttctccgcattttattactttaaaaaatatcataatttctaattttataattttacattatttcagtgcataatgtttgaaatttattactctagtgtgttatttaaattaatttggtgtAAAAAAATAACCCTTACCCTTGCCCTTTGTTCGTATTATtttctcgatttttattactttaaataaaaatatattattctcgtattttattgttttatattatttcagtacattttctttgaaatattttgtattaattatttctgaattttataaaaattagtaatacactcttacttttgccatttgttcgtatttttttctccgcattttattactttaaaaaatatcataaacttagtcttttataattttacattattttagtgcatcatgtttgaaatttattaatttagtgtgttaagggggaataaaagaaaataataaataaggagggattAAAAGGTAATTAGCCACATATTTGTGCCGCCTTTTTTTCCCTCCATCACCCTTTTTTTTCctctattattttggtaaataaagaaaaagtttataatattttggtattttttttgtaatattttgctaaaAAACCCGCAATAAACCCTTTCCACTGCCTTTTGGTCGTATTATTATTTtcccgatttttattactttcaataaaactatattatttttgtattttattattttatattatttcagtacattttgtttcaattatttgtataaattatttctgaatttttttaaaaaaatttactaatacactcttacttcggccatttgttcgtatttttttatccgcattttatttttttaaaaatatcgcaattttttatttttataattttacattatttcaatcTATTACATGTGCATTTTTCGCATTTTTtccgtattttattattttcgataaatatacaattcccgttttttctttttgtattttatgttttcttaaacataCTTCTTTGTCATTTtacttttaatgctattttcctaaaattttaatttcaaattcctaaataaatttcataaaaaaatctctaatcaacatacaatgtacataccattattttttcattctaaatatatttcataaaatatatatatgctaaataaaataataaaataactataatgtacataacataaattttaaatatacaaatattacaaaaaaattaaatttataaataaaattaccttttttttcttttttttttccttcattccctcttcttctttttttttctcttctcctctccttttctttccttctttctttcttttttcttttcttttccttttcttcttcttctttctttctttttttctcttctcttctcctttccttttctttctttccttctttttctttctttcctctcctttctttctttctttctttccctcccCTTCTGCCCCCCACCGACCCCCCCTATTATTAAGTGGTGCCACCAATGgtattggcaccattggtgccgccaatggttttggcacctttggtgccgccaatgccATTGGCGTGACCAAGGTGCCGTCACATCGGTCAGAtttttttttgcaggtttttttttatttttttatatattttggtaaataaaaaaattatatatattttggtaaataaaaaaaattatattattttgataaatttttatttttttataatatttttgtaaaaaactcAGGAAAAGCTACTCATTgttttgtttggaattgaatgAAAGACCAACAAAGCTTAAACCATTGGGCAGCAAAAATTGGATTGGGATGGATCACTAACCCAAGATGAATGGGGACCAAAATGGCCTCATACGATAAGACCCAAATGGAACATTTGTCTCATTTCAGCTTCTTGTCTTGTATATTTTACATCCAAGCTTGTTTGTTGCAAATTATGGGCTATATACCTTGTTGTTTGATAGTCcatcaaattcaatatttataaaattaaataaatataacttaaATTGAAATAATGAGATTGGCTTCCCTATTGACTGTTGATACAGATGGCTAAAGACAAGTAGTTGCGGTCACTGCTCATAAGCAGCATCTCTCTTTGTTTTTTAAGTGTAATCTACTTTTATCGCAAAATCTAAGGGTTGATTAGATGTGGCATATGCAACTTTACCAGTCCAAGATTCCATCATAGGTAGGGTCTCAAATTATTAGCCAAGGGCTAGTGTTTTTGTTCCAGATATTGAGACAATCTAAGAACTTTTTCCTAATCTTATTGATTATTTCATACGTTTCAGAACAGATCATTTCCATGTAAATCCATGAAAGTTGTGGGTCAAGTGTTCGACCACAAACCATAAACCCAATCACAACCGTTCAGTTAACCCTAATAGTGGTCCCACATAGACCGCCCATTCTGGTTAGATTTAGACATCACATGTACCGAGGGACTGTAAAAAGACATACCAATGATCCCCCCACCTCCTCTTCTAGACGACTAGAACATGCGCCGCTCCTTAAAAATTTGCACAAATCACGAGACATATGCCGCTCAAAGGGACTTGAATGAAAAACAACGAAAATATGAAGGTCATTTAGATAAATAGAAATATGTTGtctaaagaataaaatgtactccATTGAGTTTACGCCTTCGTTATGGGGAGTGGAGACTTTCTCCATCGAGTCTAAAGCCGGGAAATACTTAATCTACTTACCAACAGATCATTGCTGAACTTAAAACTCAACAATGGCACTTTGTTTCTGAGTCAATCTGTAGATTCTATTTCCTCAAATGGGTTGCTGTGTAAGCACCAACACAGGTTCCCTTCGTGCAAAGGAATCACATTTGCAAGTGGGCGTTGAATCCAAAGCTCCACCGCCTTCGGCTGAAGAAGAAACTGTGAAGGAAGTTTTATCTGAAACCCCAAAACCCAAAGCTCCCATCTTTACCCCACAACAAGGAGAGAGCAAGCAAACCCAGATTGAGAAACCGGTCTTTGTCAAGATCCAAGAGAAGGAAAGCCTCAATTTCAACGTCAAGACCAAACCAAAATCACCTGTCCTTGAAGAGTCAGCTTCGGAAGAGGTTTCCGAGATTTGCAGCGTGAGTTTAAGTGAAAGCCTTTCCACTATTACTGATAGGAgagatgaagaagatgaagtgAGGCAGCTAAAGGTGTTCAGATCTGCGGCAAGACCCGGGTCAAGGAACCGTGTCGTGGGTCGGAAGCTTGATCAATCACCTAACAAAAGAAATGGGGTCGTGAACGGGGGATCATCAGTGAGGTT
Protein-coding sequences here:
- the LOC107900628 gene encoding uncharacterized protein; its protein translation is MGCCVSTNTGSLRAKESHLQVGVESKAPPPSAEEETVKEVLSETPKPKAPIFTPQQGESKQTQIEKPVFVKIQEKESLNFNVKTKPKSPVLEESASEEVSEICSVSLSESLSTITDRRDEEDEVRQLKVFRSAARPGSRNRVVGRKLDQSPNKRNGVVNGGSSVRLVQSKGGSPVKRGSRPDQPRKDPDESSGRRSRSPAVNRAVMGRSSSEGRAIHSPGRVRRDPGEQQQHVTTTTMEGEWPSSNNNGATTSAPNESLENPLVSLECFIFL